In the Clostridium gelidum genome, GGATTAATATCCATACTTACATATGCAACTGGAGTTTTAGCATATGCATATGCTCCTCCACCTGAACCTAAAATCATACATGCTCCTAGTGCTAACGCTATCTTTCTTTTCATAAAAATTCCTCCTAAAATATCATTTATCTTTTCTATAATTGTAATGTCTTTATTATCATAGCCTGTCTTCCTCTTTATAGAGTTTTCAATACGTTTCCTAGTATAAGAATCTACTGTTAAATTAATATCTTTATATAATAGTAATTTAGTGTCTGTAATATTTAGATCATCTAATAATTCAAATAACCTATCGTCCAATTATATAATCCCTCCTAATAATTTGCTTAGTTTTTGGATACATCTTGATACTTTTTTATCAATAGTATTAACTTTCAGACCAATATTCTTAGAAATATCTTTTGAACTTTGACGCAAATAATATCTTCTTAAAATTATTTCACTATCTGGTTCCCCTAAAGAATTTATAGCATCTATCAATTCTGAATTACTCTCTTTTAACAAGATTGCATGTTCTACATGGTCTTCTGCAGTATATAAGCCTTGTGATACATCATCTATAGGAACATGATGATGATTCTTATTTTTTCTATACATATCTATGGCTTTTCTTTTTGCTACTACTGCTAGAAATGCTTTAATTGATCCTTTTTGTAGATCAATTCTACTTCTATAGTGAAATACTTCAAAAAAGACATCACTTACACATTCTTCTATATCCTCTTTAGAATACATACGAGAAAGTTTATTAAATATTATTGTATAAATAAGTGCCATGTAATTATCCATCATAATCTTTAGCCCTTGTTCAGGCTTATTACGCAATAACTCAAGTAGTTCGATATCAGAAATGACAACGCACCTTCTTTCTATCAAATTTGATTTACATAATACATTTCGCAATATATCATATAAATCTGACAATAAATTAATAAAATATATAATTAAATTAATTGTTTATGTATATTTTCTTCTTTATTCTCATTTATGCACGTTTTTTTATGATTTTAGAATTATTATTTTGTTAGGGACCTTATATAATACCTTCGTAATCCAGTAAGAAAATATGACAAAATAAATATTAAATTAAAAAAGTTCTTTTATTAATGCTATTTTATACTGAAACTTATTATTTATTATAAATTTCATCAATAATAAGAACTTGACTTTTAATAGTTGGCCTTTCTGCATAACTCAAAAAAAGAGAGATTTTTTTATAATCTCCCTTTTTAAACATTACAATTAACTATTAAATTTTGTGGATAATATCTTGCAAGAACTTTTCTCTTTGACTTGGCTGAGAATTGGTTAGACCTCCAAAGTGGATCCATTTACGTTTTTGAAAACCTACTTGTTTTAAAGTCCTATTTACAAAGATCTTACCAATAGGATTTCCAATAAACCATCGTAAGTACCATGTTGGTGAAGTAGAAGTCGTAATAACTACTGTTTCTTGTACATTTGTTAAACGCCCCTTCACACCAGTTTTCGTAACTTCATATGCAAAATCCATT is a window encoding:
- a CDS encoding sigma-70 family RNA polymerase sigma factor, which translates into the protein MMDNYMALIYTIIFNKLSRMYSKEDIEECVSDVFFEVFHYRSRIDLQKGSIKAFLAVVAKRKAIDMYRKNKNHHHVPIDDVSQGLYTAEDHVEHAILLKESNSELIDAINSLGEPDSEIILRRYYLRQSSKDISKNIGLKVNTIDKKVSRCIQKLSKLLGGII